Proteins from a single region of Equus asinus isolate D_3611 breed Donkey chromosome 17, EquAss-T2T_v2, whole genome shotgun sequence:
- the LRRN4CL gene encoding LRRN4 C-terminal-like protein, with the protein MLGSPCLLWLLAVTSLVPTAEPLTPQDFEEEEEDETAWPPFPAVLCDYDRCRHLQLPCQELQRASPTPCLCPGLSSPALRPEQPRLGEVRVVAEAGLAVVHWCAPSSPVQEYWLLLWEGSGAPQKGPSLNSTVRRAELKGLKPGGAYVVCVVAANAAGESSVPWADGKGIEGADGPAFGPCGRLTVPPRPQTLVHAAVGVGTALALMSCAALVWHFFLRRRWGCPRRTATRPATGL; encoded by the coding sequence ATGCTGGGTTCTCCCTGCCTTCTGTGGCTCCTGGCTGTCACCTCCTTGGTGCCCACAGCGGAGCCCTTGACCCCTCAAGActttgaggaagaggaggaagatgagacaGCGTGGCCACCTTTCCCAGCTGTCCTCTGTGACTACGACCGTTGCCGGCACCTGCAGCTGCCTTGCCAAGAGCTGCAGAGGGCCAGCCCGACGCCCTGCCTGTGCCCCGGCCTCTCCAGCCCGGCCCTGCGGCCGGAGCAGCCGCGCCTGGGCGAAGTGCGCgtggtggctgaggccggcctcGCGGTGGTGCACTGGTGTGCCCCTTCTTCCCCGGTGCAAGAGTACTGGCTGCTGCTTTGGGAAGGCAGCGGGGCTCCGCAGAAGGGTCCCTCCCTCAACTCGACCGTCCGCAGGGCAGAACTGAAGGGACTGAAGCCTGGGGGCGCTTATGTCGTTTGCGTGGTGGCTGCTAACGCGGCCGGAGAGAGCAGTGTGCCCTGGGCGGATGGCAAGGGCATCGAGGGCGCCGACGGCCCAGCCTTCGGGCCCTGCGGCCGGCTGACCGTGCCCCCCAGGCCCCAGACCCTGGTCCACGCGGCCGTGGGCGTGGGCACGGCGCTGGCCCTGATGAGCTGCGCCGCCCTGGTCTGGCACTTCTTCCTGCGCCGGCGCTGGGGCTGTCCCCGCCGCACGGCCACCCGACCTGCCACGGGGCTCTGA